A genome region from Stenotrophomonas maltophilia includes the following:
- a CDS encoding TonB-dependent receptor plug domain-containing protein, with amino-acid sequence MIHLHHRPLAVAVALCVTALAPLGATAQSTTNLDAVEVTGTRIKRAEVEGQVPIQTLTRGDIERTGLTSIGEVLQQLTGSGSALNAKFNSSGNFGFPPDGSGVGAGSAQVDLRHLGAKRVLVLVDGIRWVNESSASGVGSATDLNTIPLAIVERIEVLEDGASSLYGSDAIAGVVNIITRRDFDGGQVTLNYGEYSKGDGTQKGVDLAWGKSGDRFSLFLGASWTKQDPVFAKDREQSRFPIPGTGLAFGSGGIPQGRFMFTDPNTGAVQNIVPNTGVSNPRYDGSAGCSRTDDYHCFTTADRFNFAEYNMVLTPSERKGLFGQFRFDITDNVQWYVKALGNRRESTNQAGPEPLFFGPDGATGNPLADNIVVSRLNPYNPFGFDLVSGDNMSLIGRRPVEGGARVFKQKVDTTYFATGLVGDFHAADRSWYWDVNGMYSKNKAEQTNYGSYDIYKVNMALGDPSVCAATPGCVPLNIFGGVGSITPDMLKWIQPVVRDRSQNELSLFTANLSSELFSLPAGPVSFATGFEYRKYKGSYQPDPLTVIGHYNGVPSQPTSGSYDVNEAYLELSVPIFADSSFGKKLDLSLAGRYSDYSTFGGEFTPKYGLRWQVTDDFVLRTTYAEGFRAPSIGELYGSAARADLQLFDPCSVGLGGTPPRGSAANCAALGVPAGFQQANSQISVTTGGNRELEPERSRSFSAGFVWSPWFGNNASWSERFDVEVTFYRHAIDGAIQAINAQTQLDLCVDTLDPVYCDGITRASTGAVSSFNNRLTNLGSIKTDGWDVDLFWTLPQTSIGQFKLAWKNTFVGRYEATGAAGQKQPQKPGVEVADSSIPEWTSNASIGWTMDRWSANWTVRHISELTENCGDASVFPVCSNQAAGTNTLSATTFHDMQVGYKIDWMKGLQLTAGLNNVFDKDPPICLSCSLNGYDASTYDIPRGRYWYLRADLRF; translated from the coding sequence ATGATTCACCTGCATCACCGCCCGTTGGCGGTTGCCGTCGCGCTGTGCGTGACGGCCCTGGCACCGTTGGGTGCCACTGCACAATCCACCACCAACCTCGATGCGGTGGAAGTCACCGGTACCCGCATCAAGCGCGCTGAAGTCGAAGGCCAGGTGCCGATCCAGACGTTGACCCGCGGTGACATCGAACGCACCGGCCTGACCTCGATCGGCGAGGTGCTGCAGCAGCTCACCGGTTCCGGCTCCGCGCTCAACGCCAAGTTCAACTCGTCCGGCAACTTTGGTTTCCCGCCCGATGGCAGCGGCGTGGGTGCCGGCTCAGCGCAGGTCGATCTGCGCCACCTGGGTGCCAAGCGCGTGCTGGTGCTGGTCGATGGCATCCGCTGGGTCAATGAATCGTCGGCGTCCGGTGTGGGCTCGGCCACCGACCTCAACACCATTCCGCTGGCCATCGTCGAGCGCATCGAGGTACTGGAGGACGGCGCGTCGTCGCTGTACGGCTCCGATGCCATCGCCGGCGTGGTCAACATCATCACCCGCCGCGATTTCGATGGCGGCCAGGTGACGCTGAACTACGGCGAGTACAGCAAGGGCGACGGCACGCAGAAGGGCGTGGACCTGGCCTGGGGCAAGAGTGGCGACCGCTTCAGCCTGTTCCTGGGCGCCAGCTGGACCAAGCAGGATCCGGTATTCGCCAAGGACCGCGAGCAGTCGCGCTTCCCGATTCCCGGCACCGGCCTGGCGTTCGGCAGCGGTGGCATTCCGCAGGGCCGTTTCATGTTCACCGACCCGAACACCGGTGCGGTGCAGAACATCGTGCCCAATACCGGCGTGAGCAATCCGCGCTACGACGGCAGCGCCGGCTGCAGCCGCACGGATGACTACCACTGCTTCACCACCGCCGACCGCTTCAACTTCGCCGAATACAACATGGTGCTGACGCCGTCGGAGCGCAAAGGCCTGTTCGGTCAGTTCCGCTTCGACATCACCGACAACGTGCAGTGGTACGTCAAGGCACTGGGCAACCGTCGTGAGTCGACCAACCAGGCCGGCCCGGAGCCGCTGTTCTTCGGCCCCGATGGCGCCACCGGCAATCCGTTGGCCGACAACATCGTGGTCTCGCGCCTGAATCCGTACAACCCGTTCGGCTTCGATCTGGTTTCCGGCGACAACATGAGCCTGATCGGTCGTCGCCCGGTGGAAGGCGGTGCGCGCGTGTTCAAGCAGAAAGTGGACACCACTTACTTCGCCACCGGCCTGGTCGGTGATTTCCATGCCGCCGACCGCAGCTGGTACTGGGACGTCAACGGCATGTACAGCAAGAACAAGGCCGAACAGACCAACTACGGCAGCTATGACATCTACAAGGTGAACATGGCGCTGGGCGATCCGTCCGTCTGTGCGGCCACGCCGGGCTGCGTGCCGTTGAACATCTTCGGCGGCGTCGGTTCGATCACCCCGGACATGCTGAAGTGGATCCAGCCGGTGGTGCGCGACCGCAGCCAGAACGAACTGAGCCTGTTCACCGCCAACCTGTCCAGCGAGCTGTTCTCGCTGCCGGCCGGTCCGGTATCCTTCGCCACCGGCTTCGAGTACCGCAAGTACAAGGGCTCCTACCAGCCCGATCCGCTGACGGTGATCGGCCACTACAACGGCGTGCCGTCGCAGCCGACCTCCGGTTCCTACGACGTCAACGAGGCCTACCTGGAGTTAAGCGTGCCGATCTTCGCCGATTCCTCGTTCGGCAAGAAACTGGACCTGAGCCTGGCCGGCCGCTATTCGGACTACTCCACCTTCGGTGGCGAGTTCACGCCCAAGTACGGCCTGCGCTGGCAGGTGACCGATGACTTCGTGCTGCGCACCACCTACGCCGAGGGCTTCCGCGCACCGTCGATCGGTGAACTGTACGGCTCGGCGGCGCGTGCCGACCTGCAGCTGTTCGACCCGTGCTCGGTGGGTCTGGGCGGCACTCCGCCGCGTGGCAGCGCCGCCAACTGTGCCGCGCTGGGCGTGCCGGCCGGCTTCCAGCAGGCCAACTCGCAGATCTCGGTGACCACCGGCGGCAACCGCGAGCTGGAGCCGGAACGCTCGCGCAGCTTCAGCGCCGGCTTCGTGTGGAGCCCGTGGTTCGGCAACAATGCGTCGTGGTCGGAGCGCTTCGACGTGGAGGTGACCTTCTACCGCCATGCCATCGATGGTGCGATCCAGGCGATCAACGCGCAGACCCAGCTGGACCTGTGCGTGGATACGCTGGACCCGGTCTACTGCGATGGCATCACCCGTGCCAGCACCGGTGCGGTCAGCAGCTTCAACAACCGCCTGACCAACCTGGGTTCGATCAAGACCGACGGCTGGGACGTGGATCTGTTCTGGACCCTGCCGCAGACCTCCATCGGCCAGTTCAAGCTGGCGTGGAAGAACACCTTCGTCGGCCGTTACGAGGCCACCGGCGCGGCCGGGCAGAAGCAGCCGCAGAAGCCGGGCGTGGAAGTGGCCGACAGCTCGATTCCGGAGTGGACCAGCAATGCCAGCATCGGCTGGACGATGGACCGCTGGAGCGCCAACTGGACGGTGCGGCACATCTCCGAACTGACCGAAAACTGCGGTGACGCTTCCGTGTTCCCGGTCTGCAGCAACCAGGCTGCGGGCACCAATACGCTGTCGGCCACCACCTTCCATGACATGCAGGTGGGCTACAAGATCGACTGGATGAAGGGGCTGCAGCTGACGGCCGGCCTGAACAACGTGTTCGACAAGGATCCGCCGATCTGCCTGTCGTGCTCGTTGAACGGTTACGACGCTTCGACCTATGACATCCCGCGTGGTCGTTACTGGTACCTGCGCGCGGATCTGCGGTTCTGA
- a CDS encoding ExbD/TolR family protein, with amino-acid sequence MAFSSAGRSGPLADINVTPLVDVMLVLLIIFIVTAPIMARPIAVQLPQATDRTIDRPEPPPPIELRLDASNQLSWNGQPMAIGDLQARLQAQAGEHAGNPPELRIATDPSAEYEGMARILAAAEATGMERIAFVR; translated from the coding sequence ATGGCGTTCAGTAGCGCAGGAAGGAGCGGCCCGCTTGCGGACATCAATGTCACGCCACTGGTGGATGTGATGCTGGTGCTGTTGATCATCTTCATCGTGACCGCGCCGATCATGGCCCGGCCGATTGCCGTGCAGTTGCCACAGGCCACCGATCGCACGATTGATCGCCCCGAACCGCCGCCGCCGATCGAGCTGCGCCTGGACGCATCGAACCAGCTGAGCTGGAATGGCCAGCCGATGGCCATCGGCGATCTGCAGGCGCGCCTGCAGGCACAGGCGGGCGAACATGCGGGCAACCCGCCGGAGCTGCGCATCGCCACCGATCCGTCGGCCGAGTACGAAGGCATGGCCCGGATATTGGCTGCGGCCGAAGCCACCGGCATGGAGCGCATCGCTTTCGTGCGATAG
- a CDS encoding transglycosylase SLT domain-containing protein, which translates to MLIAMTRRTPTALSLLPLATTLLIGCANAQSLDAQNAQLKAAIAAAERGQFDPGQAGALSRHPAYGWLEYANLRRNIDTVDTAQAQAFLKRYDGQAVATTFRSVWLPSVARRQDWPTLLANWAPTDNVGLRCAQLTARQVTGKVDPQWISEAQDLWRKNGKSLPDGCDAVFAVLQAQGGLSDALRWERIDAAADAQQPAVMRSAARGLPAADLAQANSYAAFVDKPNASALNWPRNERSRRIATDGLAKLAKTDPGATEQQLPQYAQALGLSAAQQGQVLYQIALWTVASYLPDSARRLNAVPESAYDERLHEWRVREAMSRGDWPAALTAIRKMGSKQRSDPRWAYFEGRMLEKTGQASQAQPLFRDAARAPTFHGFLAADKLQQGYTLCPWKPNDSAQAQAVIARDPAIQRAMALYQIDRTGWAVAEWNSALSRFDDTQRRLAVRVAQDNGWFDRAVFALGKQPQEQRLYDLRFPLHHDATIRRESARNAIDPAWVAAEIRAESTFTPRARSPANAMGLMQVLPATGASVAKSIGLTGYGGADSLYDPDTNIAIGTAYLRQLMNKYDGLPYVTIAAYNAGPTPTARWQGQRPGFEPDLWIETISYKETREYVARVLAFSVIYDWRLNGDALPLSDRLMGRLVDKRKSFSCAANADQGGD; encoded by the coding sequence ATGCTGATCGCCATGACCCGACGCACTCCCACTGCCCTGTCCTTGCTGCCCTTGGCCACCACGCTGCTGATCGGTTGCGCCAACGCCCAGTCCCTCGACGCCCAGAACGCGCAGCTGAAAGCCGCGATCGCTGCCGCCGAACGCGGCCAGTTCGATCCCGGCCAGGCCGGTGCGCTCAGTCGCCACCCGGCCTATGGCTGGCTGGAGTACGCGAACCTGCGTCGCAACATCGACACCGTCGATACCGCGCAGGCCCAGGCCTTCCTCAAGCGCTATGATGGCCAGGCCGTGGCGACTACCTTCCGCAGCGTGTGGCTGCCCTCGGTCGCACGCCGCCAGGACTGGCCGACGCTGCTGGCCAACTGGGCGCCCACGGACAACGTCGGGCTGCGCTGTGCGCAGCTGACCGCGCGCCAGGTGACGGGCAAGGTCGATCCGCAGTGGATCAGCGAAGCACAGGACCTGTGGCGCAAGAACGGCAAGTCGCTGCCGGACGGCTGCGACGCGGTATTCGCCGTGCTGCAGGCACAAGGCGGCCTGAGCGACGCCCTGCGCTGGGAGCGCATCGATGCCGCCGCCGACGCACAGCAGCCGGCCGTGATGCGCAGCGCCGCACGCGGCCTGCCCGCCGCGGACCTGGCGCAGGCCAACAGCTACGCCGCCTTCGTCGACAAGCCCAACGCCAGCGCGTTGAACTGGCCGCGCAACGAGCGCAGCCGGCGCATCGCCACCGACGGCCTGGCCAAGCTGGCCAAGACCGACCCGGGTGCCACCGAACAACAGCTGCCGCAGTACGCACAGGCCCTCGGCCTGAGCGCCGCCCAGCAGGGCCAGGTGCTGTACCAGATCGCCCTGTGGACCGTGGCCTCCTACCTGCCGGATTCGGCGCGCCGTCTCAATGCGGTACCCGAATCGGCCTATGACGAACGCCTGCACGAATGGCGTGTTCGCGAAGCAATGTCGCGCGGGGACTGGCCCGCAGCGCTGACCGCGATCCGCAAGATGGGCAGCAAGCAGCGCAGCGACCCGCGCTGGGCCTATTTCGAAGGCCGCATGCTGGAGAAGACCGGCCAGGCATCGCAGGCACAGCCGTTGTTCCGCGACGCCGCGCGTGCGCCCACCTTCCACGGCTTCCTGGCTGCCGACAAACTGCAGCAGGGCTACACGCTATGCCCGTGGAAGCCGAACGACAGTGCGCAGGCACAGGCGGTGATCGCGCGCGACCCGGCCATCCAGCGCGCGATGGCGCTTTACCAGATCGACCGCACCGGCTGGGCCGTGGCTGAGTGGAACAGCGCGCTGTCGCGCTTCGATGACACCCAGCGCCGCCTCGCCGTGCGCGTGGCGCAGGACAACGGCTGGTTTGATCGCGCCGTGTTCGCACTGGGCAAGCAACCGCAGGAGCAGCGCCTGTACGACCTGCGCTTCCCGCTGCACCACGACGCCACCATCCGCCGTGAATCAGCACGCAATGCGATCGACCCGGCCTGGGTGGCCGCGGAGATCCGCGCTGAAAGTACCTTTACCCCGCGCGCGCGCTCGCCTGCCAATGCCATGGGCCTGATGCAGGTGCTGCCGGCCACCGGTGCCAGCGTGGCCAAGTCCATCGGCCTGACCGGCTATGGCGGCGCCGACAGCCTGTACGACCCGGACACCAACATCGCCATCGGCACCGCCTACCTGCGCCAGTTGATGAACAAGTACGACGGCCTGCCGTACGTGACCATCGCCGCCTACAACGCCGGCCCGACCCCGACCGCGCGCTGGCAGGGGCAGCGCCCGGGCTTTGAGCCGGATCTGTGGATCGAGACGATCAGCTACAAGGAAACCCGCGAGTACGTGGCCCGCGTGCTGGCCTTCAGCGTGATCTACGACTGGCGCCTCAATGGTGATGCCCTCCCGTTGAGCGACCGCCTGATGGGCCGCCTGGTCGACAAGCGCAAGAGCTTCAGCTGCGCCGCAAACGCCGACCAGGGCGGCGATTGA